A portion of the Micromonospora tarapacensis genome contains these proteins:
- a CDS encoding FecCD family ABC transporter permease encodes MPRTLKKVGPVGVATPPRPGGLRKRWLAAGVLAVLVALVAGVSLGPVSLPPGSVAIELLNLLPGVRLDSGLTEREVAIVTELRLPRAVLGLLVGGLLALAGGAYQGVFRNPLADPYLLGVAAGAGLAVTVVLTLGVGAGGSLSGLPVTIPLAAFVGSLGAVTMTYLLGAAGGRSRSPAALILAGVAVSAFLSAGQTYLLQRHADSIQQVYSWLLGRLATAGWQDVRLVLPYFLLTSLVILLLRRELDVLSVGDDEAASLGLHPQRSRYLLIAAASLGTAAAVSASGLIGFVGIIVPHTVRLLAGSSYRVILPLSLLFGGAFLALTDVVARTASAPQEIPIGVVTALLGGPFFVLVLRSARRVLT; translated from the coding sequence TGTGCTCGCCGTGCTCGTCGCCCTGGTCGCCGGCGTCTCGCTCGGCCCGGTCAGCCTGCCGCCCGGCAGCGTCGCGATCGAACTGCTCAACCTGCTCCCGGGGGTACGCCTGGACAGCGGGCTGACCGAGCGCGAGGTCGCCATCGTCACCGAGCTGCGGCTGCCCCGCGCGGTGCTGGGCCTGCTGGTCGGCGGGCTGCTCGCCCTGGCCGGTGGGGCGTACCAGGGGGTGTTCCGCAATCCGCTGGCCGACCCGTACCTGCTCGGCGTCGCCGCCGGGGCGGGGCTGGCGGTCACCGTGGTGCTGACCCTCGGGGTGGGGGCGGGCGGGTCACTGAGCGGGCTGCCGGTCACGATTCCGCTGGCGGCCTTCGTCGGCTCGCTCGGCGCGGTCACGATGACGTACCTGCTCGGCGCCGCCGGGGGACGCAGCCGCTCGCCGGCCGCGTTGATCCTCGCCGGGGTGGCCGTCTCCGCGTTCCTCAGCGCCGGGCAGACGTACCTGCTGCAACGCCACGCGGACAGCATCCAGCAGGTGTACTCCTGGCTGCTCGGGCGGCTGGCCACCGCCGGCTGGCAGGACGTCCGGCTGGTCCTGCCGTACTTCCTGCTCACCAGTCTGGTCATCCTGCTGCTCCGGCGCGAGCTGGACGTGCTCTCGGTCGGTGACGACGAGGCGGCCAGCCTCGGCCTTCACCCGCAGCGGTCCCGGTACCTGCTGATCGCCGCCGCCTCGCTGGGCACCGCCGCCGCGGTCTCCGCGTCCGGCCTGATCGGCTTCGTCGGCATCATCGTGCCGCACACCGTACGACTGCTCGCCGGGTCGAGCTACCGGGTCATCCTGCCGCTGTCGCTGCTGTTCGGTGGCGCCTTCCTGGCCCTGACCGACGTGGTGGCGCGGACCGCCTCCGCACCGCAGGAGATCCCGATCGGGGTGGTCACCGCGCTGCTGGGCGGCCCGTTCTTCGTCCTGGTGCTGCGTTCCGCCCGGCGGGTGCTGACGTGA